The Sphingobium sp. JS3065 genome includes a region encoding these proteins:
- a CDS encoding lipopolysaccharide biosynthesis protein encodes MTYGSNLLRRLRHPESDTHRDGAWHGILRNTGWLLAGKIVGAVLSLIYLGLATRSLGPTAFGQFVVILGTGQAIATIVSFESWQLLIRYGMGFLRAGQSDALGRLVAFCTILDFAGAIIGAGLAVAGVALLGPWFGWSSGTQTQALIFCFVLLVSFRSAATGVLRLHDRFGAAALAETVTPVVRLIGALLVISTGASVTGLLIAWAVAELVTAIAHWALAFRVLQPQREWWNWRGLVAVPKECPGLWRYAAITNAGSTLGLVGKQFAVLLVGASVSPAAAGGYRIAHQLGQALANISDMLSRATFSEIMRARAGHTAAELARLFRSASLLALITAAIMIAMLLLLGRPTLALLAGAPYAPVYPLVLILGTAAALDAGSVSFEPALLATGRVWLALRLRLVSTAFLFGALFLFLDKMGTIGAAFATVTASLLALIMLGTAAWRAVHQPR; translated from the coding sequence GTGACTTATGGCAGTAATCTCTTGCGCCGCTTACGACACCCAGAGTCTGACACGCATCGCGATGGCGCATGGCACGGCATTTTACGCAATACTGGTTGGTTGCTCGCCGGAAAGATTGTGGGGGCAGTTCTGAGCCTTATCTATCTTGGACTGGCAACGCGCTCGCTTGGCCCAACCGCCTTTGGCCAGTTTGTCGTGATTCTCGGGACGGGCCAGGCGATCGCCACTATTGTCAGCTTCGAATCCTGGCAGTTGCTCATTCGGTACGGAATGGGCTTCCTTCGTGCCGGGCAGTCCGATGCGCTGGGGCGCCTGGTAGCTTTTTGTACCATATTGGATTTCGCAGGTGCCATAATCGGCGCAGGCCTGGCTGTTGCCGGCGTAGCGCTTCTTGGACCCTGGTTCGGCTGGTCGAGCGGAACGCAAACCCAAGCGTTGATCTTCTGTTTCGTCCTACTCGTTTCTTTCCGTTCCGCCGCCACCGGCGTGTTGCGTCTTCACGACCGCTTTGGGGCGGCCGCTCTTGCCGAGACAGTGACGCCTGTGGTCCGTCTGATAGGCGCATTGCTGGTGATAAGCACGGGCGCCTCCGTCACGGGATTGTTGATCGCGTGGGCGGTGGCTGAATTGGTAACGGCCATAGCCCATTGGGCGCTTGCATTCCGCGTGCTGCAACCTCAGCGAGAATGGTGGAATTGGCGAGGTTTGGTAGCCGTACCCAAAGAGTGTCCCGGTCTCTGGCGATATGCTGCCATCACCAATGCGGGGTCAACGCTGGGGCTCGTCGGCAAGCAGTTCGCGGTATTGCTCGTCGGCGCCTCCGTCAGTCCTGCTGCAGCGGGTGGTTACAGGATCGCTCATCAGCTCGGCCAGGCTCTCGCGAATATCTCAGACATGCTCTCGCGTGCGACATTCTCAGAGATCATGCGCGCGCGCGCCGGTCACACAGCAGCCGAACTTGCGCGGCTGTTCCGAAGCGCTTCGCTGCTTGCGCTGATTACCGCAGCTATCATGATCGCAATGTTGCTGCTGCTCGGCCGCCCAACGCTCGCGTTATTGGCCGGTGCGCCCTATGCCCCGGTCTATCCGTTGGTGCTGATTCTGGGTACGGCAGCAGCGCTGGACGCGGGAAGTGTTAGCTTTGAGCCTGCCCTTCTCGCAACGGGTCGAGTGTGGCTGGCGCTCCGCCTTCGCCTTGTATCAACGGCATTTTTATTTGGTGCCCTCTTCCTGTTTCTCGACAAGATGGGAACGATTGGCGCAGCGTTCGCGACGGTTACAGCCTCCCTGCTCGCACTCATCATGCTTGGTACAGCCGCTTGGCGCGCTGTTCATCAACCGCGATGA
- a CDS encoding phosphatase PAP2 family protein, protein MVPQIFAHIFTRHRIDSRILMVFLVTAVGALIFLRLGSEVREGDNFALDRLILRALRGANNSAVPIGPAWLQGAMIDITALGGVTVLTLLTALTAGYLLASGKTKTAIFVTIAITSGAILSNILKFGYARPRPDLVAHLVDVHSLSFPSGHAMNSAITYLTLGALLSRAEGSRSMRIFLMGVAILLTLTIGFSRVYLGVHWPSDVVAGWCVGASWAALCSLVARSLQRGHKIDEPGSISAVPPNQT, encoded by the coding sequence ATGGTTCCCCAAATATTTGCGCATATCTTCACGCGCCACCGCATAGACAGCCGCATCTTGATGGTATTTCTCGTCACAGCTGTAGGAGCGCTTATATTCCTTCGTCTCGGATCGGAAGTCCGGGAGGGCGATAACTTCGCGCTGGACAGGCTAATCCTGCGCGCGCTGCGCGGAGCAAACAATTCTGCTGTCCCGATCGGTCCAGCTTGGTTGCAGGGAGCCATGATCGATATCACCGCTTTGGGAGGTGTGACGGTTCTGACTCTGCTGACCGCACTCACCGCTGGGTATTTGCTGGCCTCAGGGAAAACGAAAACGGCAATTTTTGTGACCATCGCCATCACAAGCGGGGCGATTTTGAGCAACATTCTGAAGTTTGGCTATGCTCGGCCCCGACCTGATCTGGTCGCACATCTGGTCGATGTGCACAGCCTGAGTTTTCCAAGCGGCCATGCGATGAACTCGGCGATAACGTATCTTACGCTTGGCGCACTCCTCTCACGCGCGGAAGGCAGCCGCAGCATGCGGATTTTCCTCATGGGCGTTGCCATCCTTCTCACCCTGACGATCGGTTTCTCGCGCGTATATCTGGGCGTGCACTGGCCAAGCGATGTTGTAGCAGGGTGGTGTGTCGGCGCCAGTTGGGCCGCACTTTGTTCGCTGGTTGCTCGGAGCCTGCAGCGGGGCCACAAAATCGACGAGCCCGGGTCAATCTCAGCCGTGCCTCCCAATCAGACATAA
- a CDS encoding efflux RND transporter periplasmic adaptor subunit has translation MNRVLHIALLLPITLLQGCKSEPAAKPAVSAKAEAVAHEADLLKLRLTPQAQQRLGIRVVRIEDGSAERMRETSGEIVVPPSGAGGVPTGSTSNIAQIGASQAAADGEVARTQALVRLARIALARADALVREEAGSVRARDEAAAGLATARAVADAAQAQRRLLGPSVGAMGNQSTLWVRVPVFGTDVGGVERGRAATVRPLGDAIASPRSARAVQAPPSANATAGTVDLFFALDNRDRTYRVGQRVAVALPLGGTDAGLSVPTGAIVRDIYGGEWVYRRTAPNSYVRQRIEVASVTGDVALLSRGLQRGADIVTDGAAELFGTEFGTPH, from the coding sequence ATGAACCGCGTCCTACACATCGCCCTGCTACTGCCCATCACCCTGCTTCAGGGTTGTAAGAGCGAACCTGCGGCGAAGCCAGCAGTGTCGGCCAAGGCTGAAGCCGTTGCCCATGAGGCCGACCTCCTGAAACTTAGGCTAACGCCCCAAGCCCAACAGCGACTTGGCATTCGCGTCGTGCGAATCGAGGACGGCAGCGCGGAGCGAATGCGCGAGACGAGCGGCGAAATCGTCGTGCCGCCATCAGGCGCGGGCGGCGTCCCTACGGGCTCGACCAGCAACATTGCCCAGATCGGCGCCAGCCAGGCAGCAGCCGATGGTGAGGTTGCTCGAACCCAGGCACTCGTTCGTCTCGCGCGCATCGCCCTCGCCAGAGCCGATGCGCTGGTCCGGGAAGAAGCGGGCAGCGTGCGCGCCCGCGATGAAGCAGCGGCGGGATTAGCGACGGCACGCGCCGTGGCAGATGCCGCTCAGGCGCAGCGACGATTGCTAGGGCCATCCGTCGGCGCGATGGGCAATCAGTCAACCCTGTGGGTCCGCGTACCTGTCTTCGGAACCGATGTTGGCGGCGTCGAGCGTGGACGCGCCGCGACTGTCCGGCCCTTGGGCGACGCTATCGCTTCGCCGCGCAGCGCGCGCGCCGTTCAGGCTCCACCCTCAGCAAATGCAACGGCGGGCACCGTTGATCTGTTCTTCGCGCTCGACAATCGTGACCGCACCTATCGTGTCGGACAGCGGGTGGCTGTCGCTCTACCGCTTGGCGGAACGGACGCCGGGCTATCCGTACCGACCGGGGCGATAGTCCGCGATATATATGGCGGTGAGTGGGTCTACCGGCGCACCGCGCCCAACAGTTATGTCCGCCAGCGTATCGAGGTTGCGAGCGTTACGGGTGACGTCGCCTTGCTGTCACGCGGCCTTCAGCGCGGCGCCGACATCGTCACGGACGGCGCGGCCGAATTGTTCGGCACCGAGTTCGGGACGCCGCACTGA
- a CDS encoding glycosyltransferase — protein sequence MLSQGGTDRVTALLARGYADAGFDVELLVLCRGGTAQSLLSDMLGPAVSVRFISQQSTWRTFDLLRLMPALVRALRAAEPDVLISTANNTAWICTAARKFAQIEKAKLVLKTTNPVVGSRHRGPVRKLRLWGYGKAFSCASAIWTLSEAETTMLKAAYPQAARRVRTVINPYVTDAMLAPDGSSASATAPPLILGIGRLTRQKRFDLLIRAFARVQRTDARLIILGDGSDRKRLEQLVRSLGLTARVTLPGYVSDVAGWLKRANLFILPSRYEGLPAVALEAMAANCPVLSTDCFASARALLRMAPGCGIIEKADPLNLAQLIDSRLEGERPTTLRAIAQGHSVTGGIADHVKALCALWEGEGACRPDAR from the coding sequence ATGTTGAGCCAAGGCGGCACCGACCGGGTGACCGCCCTGCTGGCGCGCGGTTACGCCGATGCGGGATTCGACGTCGAGCTGCTGGTCCTATGTCGGGGTGGTACCGCACAATCGCTGCTTTCAGACATGCTTGGTCCGGCGGTTTCCGTTCGCTTTATCAGTCAGCAATCGACTTGGCGGACATTTGACCTGCTAAGGTTGATGCCTGCACTCGTCCGAGCGCTTCGTGCGGCGGAACCGGACGTTCTTATTTCGACAGCCAACAATACAGCCTGGATTTGCACAGCGGCCCGAAAGTTTGCGCAAATTGAAAAGGCAAAACTGGTTCTAAAAACGACCAATCCCGTTGTCGGCTCGCGTCATCGTGGACCGGTCCGAAAATTGCGCCTCTGGGGCTATGGGAAAGCCTTTTCCTGCGCGAGCGCCATATGGACATTGAGCGAGGCAGAAACGACGATGTTGAAAGCTGCCTATCCTCAGGCAGCGCGCCGTGTCCGAACCGTGATCAATCCCTATGTAACTGATGCTATGCTGGCACCAGACGGCTCGAGCGCCTCTGCCACCGCACCTCCTCTAATCCTGGGTATCGGTCGCCTGACGAGGCAGAAGCGCTTCGATCTTCTGATCCGCGCCTTCGCGCGTGTACAACGGACTGATGCGCGGCTGATCATATTGGGTGACGGCTCAGACCGAAAGAGATTGGAGCAACTGGTCAGGTCGCTTGGCCTCACAGCTCGCGTTACCCTCCCAGGATATGTGTCCGACGTCGCTGGATGGCTCAAGCGCGCGAACCTGTTCATTCTGCCGTCTCGCTATGAAGGCTTACCGGCCGTGGCCTTAGAAGCCATGGCAGCCAACTGCCCGGTCCTAAGCACAGATTGCTTTGCGTCCGCGCGCGCATTGCTGCGCATGGCACCTGGCTGCGGCATCATCGAAAAGGCCGATCCGTTAAATCTTGCCCAGTTGATAGACAGCAGGCTGGAGGGCGAAAGGCCCACGACATTGCGGGCGATAGCGCAGGGTCACTCTGTTACGGGGGGGATTGCCGACCATGTGAAGGCCCTTTGCGCGTTGTGGGAGGGGGAGGGCGCTTGCCGGCCCGATGCACGATAG